One window of the Trifolium pratense cultivar HEN17-A07 linkage group LG2, ARS_RC_1.1, whole genome shotgun sequence genome contains the following:
- the LOC123907373 gene encoding probable ubiquitin-like-specific protease 2B isoform X1, with protein MTQRPPSSSINKFSVYDFDEDDAHQPVKNLHKMNGKFINPKKPRSPISKYAFLQAFAGGSKPESKSIPVDPIELDDDDLDVEEEAKGLPEKAANKPVEVDDDDDDDAGDDDDDAGDDDQGMNADACSIDSPLHYSAYREMSGYADSADSDFDLKHQSFDMVSDEDDDSSHDSSEVSSSSNSTFNPSKFQGCFEDELVQDDSAAFKIDDIEKVVAVFPDYIQYEELYSTSSRLIFSCGSLRLEGPTNNQTGKTFKIEWETEDIIKIESCWVGKIETALINLFLRSKDSEEVGITNEKPGFKKLKFAVYDLYWPTAEEAIKLLDMRYTDRWSTVFDINTDNYGNNSVIGQGNLLSQRRYFPIFDESFEEVIYPKGEPDAVSISKRDVALLQPETFINDTIIDFYIKYLKNKLPTDEQKRFHFFNSFFFRKLADLDKDPSNANDGRAAFQRVRKWTRKVNLFEKDYILIPINYSLHWSLIVICHPGEVPCFKDEEIKESSKVPCILHLDSLKGSHKGLKNLFQSYLCEEWKERHSNMVDDFSSKFLQLRFISLELPQQENLYDCGLFLLYYVERFLEEAPIKFNPFKTTKFSNFLTGSWFPSAEASLKRSHIQNLIFEIFENSSLRAPSIDCHGKGPLSEVPGVMEHNVEADFSGASCCPATWHGNPSNGSTEIDFHFPIVSPTRVVPYLREPDNVFKDLQVADVSPNFNSRKMLVCHQNGLLSPIEETEEFGDDVERANSQAGILASGLPSTSYIGKDHRASETTQQGFSINFAEPVEGLSHSRTTAISWNKLDSGTLEDQLLEKMEESNIPNKIVVKDSHESNDGNEIHVIQDSQESNDRHEIDTCVKSQTSFQDNINSVTHQILDLADNTSVEDDSLVGKRKSLASESLEQDDKRRTLMNETGGTSRRFTRRMVKETCV; from the exons ATGACTCAGCGCCCACCGTCTTCCTCAATCAACAAATTCTCAGTCTACGATTTCGACGAAGACGACGCTCATCAACCCGTGAAAAATCTTCACAAAATGAACGGGAAATTCATAAACCCTAAGAAGCCCCGTTCTCCCATTTCAAAATACGCGTTCCTCCAAGCAT TTGCGGGTGGTTCAAAACCTGAATCAAAGTCTATTCCCGTTGATCCAATTGAACTGGACGATGATGATTTAG ATGTAGAAGAAGAAGCTAAGGGCTTGCCGGAGAAAGCTGCAAACAAACCGGTAGAGGTTGacgatgacgatgatgatgatgctggtgatgatgatgatgatgctggTGATGATGATCAAGGCATGAATGCCGATGCGTGTTCAATTGATTCACCACTGCATTATTCTGCTTATAGAGAGATGTCTGGCTATGCTGACTCTGCAGATAGCGATTTTGACTTGAAA CATCAGTCATTTGATATGGTTTCTGACGAAGACGATGATAGCAGTCATGATAGTAGTGAAGTGAGTTCGTCGTCAAATTCTACTTTTAATCCATCAAAATTTCAAG GCTGCTTTGAAGACGAGCTAGTGCAGGATGATTCTGCTgcatttaaaatt GATGACATAGAAAAGGTGGTTGCTGTTTTCCCTGATTATATTCAATACGAGGAATTATATTCCACCAGTTCTCGGTTAATATTCTCGTGCGGCTCCCTGAGACTTGAAGGTCCAACAAACAATCAAACTGGgaaaacttttaaaattgaatggGAAACTgaagatattataaaaattgagTCATGCTGGGTTGGAAAG ATTGAAACAGCATTGATCAACCTTTTCCTTAGATCAAAAGATTCTGAAGAAGTTGGCATTACAAATGAAAAACCAG GCTTTAAGAAATTGAAATTTGcagtttatgatttatattggCCCACGGCAGAAGAGGCTATCAAATTATTGGATATGAGATACACAGATCGCTGGAGTACTGTTTTCGA CATTAATACAGATAACTATGGAAATAATTCTGTAATAGGACAGGGCAATTTGTTGTCTCAGAGGCGTTATTTTCCCAT TTTTGATGAATCATTTGAGGAGGTTATTTATCCAAAGGGGGAACCTGATGCTGTTTCCATTAGTAAGAGAGATGTTGCACTTTTACAGCCAGAGACATTCATCAATGACACTATCATTGACTTTTATATCAA gtatttgaaaaataagctccCAACTGATGAACAGAAGAGGTTTCACTTTTTCAATAGCTTCTTCTTTCGAAAGCTAGCTGATTTAGATAAAGATCCATCAAATGCTAATGATGGCAGAGCAGCATTTCAACGTGTACGTAAATGGACAAGGAAAGTTAACCTTTTTGAAAAGGATTATATCTTGATTCCCATAAACTACAG TCTTCACTGGAGTTTGATTGTAATTTGTCATCCTGGGGAAGTGCCATGCTTCAAAG ATGAAGAAATTAAAGAATCTTCCAAAGTACCTTGCATCTTGCACCTGGACTCCCTGAAAGGAAGTCATAAAGGTCTCAAGAATCTTTTCCAAAG CTACCTGTGTGAAGAATGGAAAGAGAGACACTCCAATATGGTGGAtgatttttcttctaaatttttACAGTTGCGGTTCATCTCACTAGAG CTGCCTCAGCAGGAGAACTTATATGATTGCGGTCTGTTTTTGCTTTACTATGTGGAACGATTTCTAGAGGAAGCTCCTATCAAATTTAACCCTTTCAAGACAACAAAGTTCTCCAACTTC TTGACTGGTAGCTGGTTCCCTTCGGCTGAGGCTTCGCTGAAACGATCTCATATACAGaacttaatttttgaaatatttgaaaatagttcTTTGCGAGCACCCTCTATTGATTGTCATGGCAAAGGTCCTCTCTCTGAAGTGCCCGGTGTTATGGAGCACAATGTGGAAGCAGATTTCTCCGGGGCTAGCTGTTGTCCTGCTACGTGGCATGGGAATCCTTCAAATGGCTCTACTGAGATTGATTTTCATTTCCCAATTGTTTCACCAACAAGAGTTGTACCATATTTAAGAGAACCTGATAATGTTTTCAAGGACTTGCAAGTCGCAGATGTATCTCCAAATTTCAATTCTCGGAAGATGTTAGTGTGTCATCAAAATGGATTATTGTCACCAATAGAG GAAACTGAAGAGTTTGGTGACGATGTAGAGAGAGCAAATTCTCAGGCAGGCATTTTGGCATCTGGTTTACCATCCACATCATATATAGGTAAAGATCATAGAGCATCAGAAACAACACAGCAGGGATTCTCTATCAATTTTGCGGAACCTGTCGAGGGCCTTTCACATTCAAGAACAACTGCTATATCTTGGAACAAACTGGATTCAGGTACTCTTGAAGACCAGCTTCTGGAGAAAATGGAAGAGTCTAACATTCCAAACAAGATAGTTGTTAAAGATTCTCATGAGTCAAATGACGGGAATGAGATTCATGTTATTCAAGATTCTCAAGAGTCAAATGACCGGCACGAGATTGATACATGTGTGAAATCTCAAACCTCATTCCAAGATAATATAAATTCTGTGACCCATCAAATACTGGATTTGGCTGATAATACTAGTGTTGAAGATGATAGTCTAGTGGGCAAGAGAAAATCACTAGCATCCGAATCTCTAGAACAAGATGACAAAAGGCGGACGCTAATGAATGAAACAGGTGGTACAAGTCGGCGTTTCACAAGGAGGATGGTAAAAGAAACATGTGTTTAA
- the LOC123907373 gene encoding probable ubiquitin-like-specific protease 2B isoform X3 yields the protein MTQRPPSSSINKFSVYDFDEDDAHQPVKNLHKMNGKFINPKKPRSPISKYAFLQAFAGGSKPESKSIPVDPIELDDDDLEEEAKGLPEKAANKPVEVDDDDDDDAGDDDDDAGDDDQGMNADACSIDSPLHYSAYREMSGYADSADSDFDLKHQSFDMVSDEDDDSSHDSSEVSSSSNSTFNPSKFQGCFEDELVQDDSAAFKIDDIEKVVAVFPDYIQYEELYSTSSRLIFSCGSLRLEGPTNNQTGKTFKIEWETEDIIKIESCWVGKIETALINLFLRSKDSEEVGITNEKPGFKKLKFAVYDLYWPTAEEAIKLLDMRYTDRWSTVFDINTDNYGNNSVIGQGNLLSQRRYFPIFDESFEEVIYPKGEPDAVSISKRDVALLQPETFINDTIIDFYIKYLKNKLPTDEQKRFHFFNSFFFRKLADLDKDPSNANDGRAAFQRVRKWTRKVNLFEKDYILIPINYSLHWSLIVICHPGEVPCFKDEEIKESSKVPCILHLDSLKGSHKGLKNLFQSYLCEEWKERHSNMVDDFSSKFLQLRFISLELPQQENLYDCGLFLLYYVERFLEEAPIKFNPFKTTKFSNFLTGSWFPSAEASLKRSHIQNLIFEIFENSSLRAPSIDCHGKGPLSEVPGVMEHNVEADFSGASCCPATWHGNPSNGSTEIDFHFPIVSPTRVVPYLREPDNVFKDLQVADVSPNFNSRKMLVCHQNGLLSPIEETEEFGDDVERANSQAGILASGLPSTSYIGKDHRASETTQQGFSINFAEPVEGLSHSRTTAISWNKLDSGTLEDQLLEKMEESNIPNKIVVKDSHESNDGNEIHVIQDSQESNDRHEIDTCVKSQTSFQDNINSVTHQILDLADNTSVEDDSLVGKRKSLASESLEQDDKRRTLMNETGGTSRRFTRRMVKETCV from the exons ATGACTCAGCGCCCACCGTCTTCCTCAATCAACAAATTCTCAGTCTACGATTTCGACGAAGACGACGCTCATCAACCCGTGAAAAATCTTCACAAAATGAACGGGAAATTCATAAACCCTAAGAAGCCCCGTTCTCCCATTTCAAAATACGCGTTCCTCCAAGCAT TTGCGGGTGGTTCAAAACCTGAATCAAAGTCTATTCCCGTTGATCCAATTGAACTGGACGATGATGATTTAG AAGAAGAAGCTAAGGGCTTGCCGGAGAAAGCTGCAAACAAACCGGTAGAGGTTGacgatgacgatgatgatgatgctggtgatgatgatgatgatgctggTGATGATGATCAAGGCATGAATGCCGATGCGTGTTCAATTGATTCACCACTGCATTATTCTGCTTATAGAGAGATGTCTGGCTATGCTGACTCTGCAGATAGCGATTTTGACTTGAAA CATCAGTCATTTGATATGGTTTCTGACGAAGACGATGATAGCAGTCATGATAGTAGTGAAGTGAGTTCGTCGTCAAATTCTACTTTTAATCCATCAAAATTTCAAG GCTGCTTTGAAGACGAGCTAGTGCAGGATGATTCTGCTgcatttaaaatt GATGACATAGAAAAGGTGGTTGCTGTTTTCCCTGATTATATTCAATACGAGGAATTATATTCCACCAGTTCTCGGTTAATATTCTCGTGCGGCTCCCTGAGACTTGAAGGTCCAACAAACAATCAAACTGGgaaaacttttaaaattgaatggGAAACTgaagatattataaaaattgagTCATGCTGGGTTGGAAAG ATTGAAACAGCATTGATCAACCTTTTCCTTAGATCAAAAGATTCTGAAGAAGTTGGCATTACAAATGAAAAACCAG GCTTTAAGAAATTGAAATTTGcagtttatgatttatattggCCCACGGCAGAAGAGGCTATCAAATTATTGGATATGAGATACACAGATCGCTGGAGTACTGTTTTCGA CATTAATACAGATAACTATGGAAATAATTCTGTAATAGGACAGGGCAATTTGTTGTCTCAGAGGCGTTATTTTCCCAT TTTTGATGAATCATTTGAGGAGGTTATTTATCCAAAGGGGGAACCTGATGCTGTTTCCATTAGTAAGAGAGATGTTGCACTTTTACAGCCAGAGACATTCATCAATGACACTATCATTGACTTTTATATCAA gtatttgaaaaataagctccCAACTGATGAACAGAAGAGGTTTCACTTTTTCAATAGCTTCTTCTTTCGAAAGCTAGCTGATTTAGATAAAGATCCATCAAATGCTAATGATGGCAGAGCAGCATTTCAACGTGTACGTAAATGGACAAGGAAAGTTAACCTTTTTGAAAAGGATTATATCTTGATTCCCATAAACTACAG TCTTCACTGGAGTTTGATTGTAATTTGTCATCCTGGGGAAGTGCCATGCTTCAAAG ATGAAGAAATTAAAGAATCTTCCAAAGTACCTTGCATCTTGCACCTGGACTCCCTGAAAGGAAGTCATAAAGGTCTCAAGAATCTTTTCCAAAG CTACCTGTGTGAAGAATGGAAAGAGAGACACTCCAATATGGTGGAtgatttttcttctaaatttttACAGTTGCGGTTCATCTCACTAGAG CTGCCTCAGCAGGAGAACTTATATGATTGCGGTCTGTTTTTGCTTTACTATGTGGAACGATTTCTAGAGGAAGCTCCTATCAAATTTAACCCTTTCAAGACAACAAAGTTCTCCAACTTC TTGACTGGTAGCTGGTTCCCTTCGGCTGAGGCTTCGCTGAAACGATCTCATATACAGaacttaatttttgaaatatttgaaaatagttcTTTGCGAGCACCCTCTATTGATTGTCATGGCAAAGGTCCTCTCTCTGAAGTGCCCGGTGTTATGGAGCACAATGTGGAAGCAGATTTCTCCGGGGCTAGCTGTTGTCCTGCTACGTGGCATGGGAATCCTTCAAATGGCTCTACTGAGATTGATTTTCATTTCCCAATTGTTTCACCAACAAGAGTTGTACCATATTTAAGAGAACCTGATAATGTTTTCAAGGACTTGCAAGTCGCAGATGTATCTCCAAATTTCAATTCTCGGAAGATGTTAGTGTGTCATCAAAATGGATTATTGTCACCAATAGAG GAAACTGAAGAGTTTGGTGACGATGTAGAGAGAGCAAATTCTCAGGCAGGCATTTTGGCATCTGGTTTACCATCCACATCATATATAGGTAAAGATCATAGAGCATCAGAAACAACACAGCAGGGATTCTCTATCAATTTTGCGGAACCTGTCGAGGGCCTTTCACATTCAAGAACAACTGCTATATCTTGGAACAAACTGGATTCAGGTACTCTTGAAGACCAGCTTCTGGAGAAAATGGAAGAGTCTAACATTCCAAACAAGATAGTTGTTAAAGATTCTCATGAGTCAAATGACGGGAATGAGATTCATGTTATTCAAGATTCTCAAGAGTCAAATGACCGGCACGAGATTGATACATGTGTGAAATCTCAAACCTCATTCCAAGATAATATAAATTCTGTGACCCATCAAATACTGGATTTGGCTGATAATACTAGTGTTGAAGATGATAGTCTAGTGGGCAAGAGAAAATCACTAGCATCCGAATCTCTAGAACAAGATGACAAAAGGCGGACGCTAATGAATGAAACAGGTGGTACAAGTCGGCGTTTCACAAGGAGGATGGTAAAAGAAACATGTGTTTAA
- the LOC123907373 gene encoding probable ubiquitin-like-specific protease 2B isoform X4, with protein MTQRPPSSSINKFSVYDFDEDDAHQPVKNLHKMNGKFINPKKPRSPISKYAFLQAFAGGSKPESKSIPVDPIELDDDDLEEEAKGLPEKAANKPVEVDDDDDDDAGDDDDDAGDDDQGMNADACSIDSPLHYSAYREMSGYADSADSDFDLKSFDMVSDEDDDSSHDSSEVSSSSNSTFNPSKFQGCFEDELVQDDSAAFKIDDIEKVVAVFPDYIQYEELYSTSSRLIFSCGSLRLEGPTNNQTGKTFKIEWETEDIIKIESCWVGKIETALINLFLRSKDSEEVGITNEKPGFKKLKFAVYDLYWPTAEEAIKLLDMRYTDRWSTVFDINTDNYGNNSVIGQGNLLSQRRYFPIFDESFEEVIYPKGEPDAVSISKRDVALLQPETFINDTIIDFYIKYLKNKLPTDEQKRFHFFNSFFFRKLADLDKDPSNANDGRAAFQRVRKWTRKVNLFEKDYILIPINYSLHWSLIVICHPGEVPCFKDEEIKESSKVPCILHLDSLKGSHKGLKNLFQSYLCEEWKERHSNMVDDFSSKFLQLRFISLELPQQENLYDCGLFLLYYVERFLEEAPIKFNPFKTTKFSNFLTGSWFPSAEASLKRSHIQNLIFEIFENSSLRAPSIDCHGKGPLSEVPGVMEHNVEADFSGASCCPATWHGNPSNGSTEIDFHFPIVSPTRVVPYLREPDNVFKDLQVADVSPNFNSRKMLVCHQNGLLSPIEETEEFGDDVERANSQAGILASGLPSTSYIGKDHRASETTQQGFSINFAEPVEGLSHSRTTAISWNKLDSGTLEDQLLEKMEESNIPNKIVVKDSHESNDGNEIHVIQDSQESNDRHEIDTCVKSQTSFQDNINSVTHQILDLADNTSVEDDSLVGKRKSLASESLEQDDKRRTLMNETGGTSRRFTRRMVKETCV; from the exons ATGACTCAGCGCCCACCGTCTTCCTCAATCAACAAATTCTCAGTCTACGATTTCGACGAAGACGACGCTCATCAACCCGTGAAAAATCTTCACAAAATGAACGGGAAATTCATAAACCCTAAGAAGCCCCGTTCTCCCATTTCAAAATACGCGTTCCTCCAAGCAT TTGCGGGTGGTTCAAAACCTGAATCAAAGTCTATTCCCGTTGATCCAATTGAACTGGACGATGATGATTTAG AAGAAGAAGCTAAGGGCTTGCCGGAGAAAGCTGCAAACAAACCGGTAGAGGTTGacgatgacgatgatgatgatgctggtgatgatgatgatgatgctggTGATGATGATCAAGGCATGAATGCCGATGCGTGTTCAATTGATTCACCACTGCATTATTCTGCTTATAGAGAGATGTCTGGCTATGCTGACTCTGCAGATAGCGATTTTGACTTGAAA TCATTTGATATGGTTTCTGACGAAGACGATGATAGCAGTCATGATAGTAGTGAAGTGAGTTCGTCGTCAAATTCTACTTTTAATCCATCAAAATTTCAAG GCTGCTTTGAAGACGAGCTAGTGCAGGATGATTCTGCTgcatttaaaatt GATGACATAGAAAAGGTGGTTGCTGTTTTCCCTGATTATATTCAATACGAGGAATTATATTCCACCAGTTCTCGGTTAATATTCTCGTGCGGCTCCCTGAGACTTGAAGGTCCAACAAACAATCAAACTGGgaaaacttttaaaattgaatggGAAACTgaagatattataaaaattgagTCATGCTGGGTTGGAAAG ATTGAAACAGCATTGATCAACCTTTTCCTTAGATCAAAAGATTCTGAAGAAGTTGGCATTACAAATGAAAAACCAG GCTTTAAGAAATTGAAATTTGcagtttatgatttatattggCCCACGGCAGAAGAGGCTATCAAATTATTGGATATGAGATACACAGATCGCTGGAGTACTGTTTTCGA CATTAATACAGATAACTATGGAAATAATTCTGTAATAGGACAGGGCAATTTGTTGTCTCAGAGGCGTTATTTTCCCAT TTTTGATGAATCATTTGAGGAGGTTATTTATCCAAAGGGGGAACCTGATGCTGTTTCCATTAGTAAGAGAGATGTTGCACTTTTACAGCCAGAGACATTCATCAATGACACTATCATTGACTTTTATATCAA gtatttgaaaaataagctccCAACTGATGAACAGAAGAGGTTTCACTTTTTCAATAGCTTCTTCTTTCGAAAGCTAGCTGATTTAGATAAAGATCCATCAAATGCTAATGATGGCAGAGCAGCATTTCAACGTGTACGTAAATGGACAAGGAAAGTTAACCTTTTTGAAAAGGATTATATCTTGATTCCCATAAACTACAG TCTTCACTGGAGTTTGATTGTAATTTGTCATCCTGGGGAAGTGCCATGCTTCAAAG ATGAAGAAATTAAAGAATCTTCCAAAGTACCTTGCATCTTGCACCTGGACTCCCTGAAAGGAAGTCATAAAGGTCTCAAGAATCTTTTCCAAAG CTACCTGTGTGAAGAATGGAAAGAGAGACACTCCAATATGGTGGAtgatttttcttctaaatttttACAGTTGCGGTTCATCTCACTAGAG CTGCCTCAGCAGGAGAACTTATATGATTGCGGTCTGTTTTTGCTTTACTATGTGGAACGATTTCTAGAGGAAGCTCCTATCAAATTTAACCCTTTCAAGACAACAAAGTTCTCCAACTTC TTGACTGGTAGCTGGTTCCCTTCGGCTGAGGCTTCGCTGAAACGATCTCATATACAGaacttaatttttgaaatatttgaaaatagttcTTTGCGAGCACCCTCTATTGATTGTCATGGCAAAGGTCCTCTCTCTGAAGTGCCCGGTGTTATGGAGCACAATGTGGAAGCAGATTTCTCCGGGGCTAGCTGTTGTCCTGCTACGTGGCATGGGAATCCTTCAAATGGCTCTACTGAGATTGATTTTCATTTCCCAATTGTTTCACCAACAAGAGTTGTACCATATTTAAGAGAACCTGATAATGTTTTCAAGGACTTGCAAGTCGCAGATGTATCTCCAAATTTCAATTCTCGGAAGATGTTAGTGTGTCATCAAAATGGATTATTGTCACCAATAGAG GAAACTGAAGAGTTTGGTGACGATGTAGAGAGAGCAAATTCTCAGGCAGGCATTTTGGCATCTGGTTTACCATCCACATCATATATAGGTAAAGATCATAGAGCATCAGAAACAACACAGCAGGGATTCTCTATCAATTTTGCGGAACCTGTCGAGGGCCTTTCACATTCAAGAACAACTGCTATATCTTGGAACAAACTGGATTCAGGTACTCTTGAAGACCAGCTTCTGGAGAAAATGGAAGAGTCTAACATTCCAAACAAGATAGTTGTTAAAGATTCTCATGAGTCAAATGACGGGAATGAGATTCATGTTATTCAAGATTCTCAAGAGTCAAATGACCGGCACGAGATTGATACATGTGTGAAATCTCAAACCTCATTCCAAGATAATATAAATTCTGTGACCCATCAAATACTGGATTTGGCTGATAATACTAGTGTTGAAGATGATAGTCTAGTGGGCAAGAGAAAATCACTAGCATCCGAATCTCTAGAACAAGATGACAAAAGGCGGACGCTAATGAATGAAACAGGTGGTACAAGTCGGCGTTTCACAAGGAGGATGGTAAAAGAAACATGTGTTTAA
- the LOC123907373 gene encoding probable ubiquitin-like-specific protease 2B isoform X2 has product MTQRPPSSSINKFSVYDFDEDDAHQPVKNLHKMNGKFINPKKPRSPISKYAFLQAFAGGSKPESKSIPVDPIELDDDDLDVEEEAKGLPEKAANKPVEVDDDDDDDAGDDDDDAGDDDQGMNADACSIDSPLHYSAYREMSGYADSADSDFDLKSFDMVSDEDDDSSHDSSEVSSSSNSTFNPSKFQGCFEDELVQDDSAAFKIDDIEKVVAVFPDYIQYEELYSTSSRLIFSCGSLRLEGPTNNQTGKTFKIEWETEDIIKIESCWVGKIETALINLFLRSKDSEEVGITNEKPGFKKLKFAVYDLYWPTAEEAIKLLDMRYTDRWSTVFDINTDNYGNNSVIGQGNLLSQRRYFPIFDESFEEVIYPKGEPDAVSISKRDVALLQPETFINDTIIDFYIKYLKNKLPTDEQKRFHFFNSFFFRKLADLDKDPSNANDGRAAFQRVRKWTRKVNLFEKDYILIPINYSLHWSLIVICHPGEVPCFKDEEIKESSKVPCILHLDSLKGSHKGLKNLFQSYLCEEWKERHSNMVDDFSSKFLQLRFISLELPQQENLYDCGLFLLYYVERFLEEAPIKFNPFKTTKFSNFLTGSWFPSAEASLKRSHIQNLIFEIFENSSLRAPSIDCHGKGPLSEVPGVMEHNVEADFSGASCCPATWHGNPSNGSTEIDFHFPIVSPTRVVPYLREPDNVFKDLQVADVSPNFNSRKMLVCHQNGLLSPIEETEEFGDDVERANSQAGILASGLPSTSYIGKDHRASETTQQGFSINFAEPVEGLSHSRTTAISWNKLDSGTLEDQLLEKMEESNIPNKIVVKDSHESNDGNEIHVIQDSQESNDRHEIDTCVKSQTSFQDNINSVTHQILDLADNTSVEDDSLVGKRKSLASESLEQDDKRRTLMNETGGTSRRFTRRMVKETCV; this is encoded by the exons ATGACTCAGCGCCCACCGTCTTCCTCAATCAACAAATTCTCAGTCTACGATTTCGACGAAGACGACGCTCATCAACCCGTGAAAAATCTTCACAAAATGAACGGGAAATTCATAAACCCTAAGAAGCCCCGTTCTCCCATTTCAAAATACGCGTTCCTCCAAGCAT TTGCGGGTGGTTCAAAACCTGAATCAAAGTCTATTCCCGTTGATCCAATTGAACTGGACGATGATGATTTAG ATGTAGAAGAAGAAGCTAAGGGCTTGCCGGAGAAAGCTGCAAACAAACCGGTAGAGGTTGacgatgacgatgatgatgatgctggtgatgatgatgatgatgctggTGATGATGATCAAGGCATGAATGCCGATGCGTGTTCAATTGATTCACCACTGCATTATTCTGCTTATAGAGAGATGTCTGGCTATGCTGACTCTGCAGATAGCGATTTTGACTTGAAA TCATTTGATATGGTTTCTGACGAAGACGATGATAGCAGTCATGATAGTAGTGAAGTGAGTTCGTCGTCAAATTCTACTTTTAATCCATCAAAATTTCAAG GCTGCTTTGAAGACGAGCTAGTGCAGGATGATTCTGCTgcatttaaaatt GATGACATAGAAAAGGTGGTTGCTGTTTTCCCTGATTATATTCAATACGAGGAATTATATTCCACCAGTTCTCGGTTAATATTCTCGTGCGGCTCCCTGAGACTTGAAGGTCCAACAAACAATCAAACTGGgaaaacttttaaaattgaatggGAAACTgaagatattataaaaattgagTCATGCTGGGTTGGAAAG ATTGAAACAGCATTGATCAACCTTTTCCTTAGATCAAAAGATTCTGAAGAAGTTGGCATTACAAATGAAAAACCAG GCTTTAAGAAATTGAAATTTGcagtttatgatttatattggCCCACGGCAGAAGAGGCTATCAAATTATTGGATATGAGATACACAGATCGCTGGAGTACTGTTTTCGA CATTAATACAGATAACTATGGAAATAATTCTGTAATAGGACAGGGCAATTTGTTGTCTCAGAGGCGTTATTTTCCCAT TTTTGATGAATCATTTGAGGAGGTTATTTATCCAAAGGGGGAACCTGATGCTGTTTCCATTAGTAAGAGAGATGTTGCACTTTTACAGCCAGAGACATTCATCAATGACACTATCATTGACTTTTATATCAA gtatttgaaaaataagctccCAACTGATGAACAGAAGAGGTTTCACTTTTTCAATAGCTTCTTCTTTCGAAAGCTAGCTGATTTAGATAAAGATCCATCAAATGCTAATGATGGCAGAGCAGCATTTCAACGTGTACGTAAATGGACAAGGAAAGTTAACCTTTTTGAAAAGGATTATATCTTGATTCCCATAAACTACAG TCTTCACTGGAGTTTGATTGTAATTTGTCATCCTGGGGAAGTGCCATGCTTCAAAG ATGAAGAAATTAAAGAATCTTCCAAAGTACCTTGCATCTTGCACCTGGACTCCCTGAAAGGAAGTCATAAAGGTCTCAAGAATCTTTTCCAAAG CTACCTGTGTGAAGAATGGAAAGAGAGACACTCCAATATGGTGGAtgatttttcttctaaatttttACAGTTGCGGTTCATCTCACTAGAG CTGCCTCAGCAGGAGAACTTATATGATTGCGGTCTGTTTTTGCTTTACTATGTGGAACGATTTCTAGAGGAAGCTCCTATCAAATTTAACCCTTTCAAGACAACAAAGTTCTCCAACTTC TTGACTGGTAGCTGGTTCCCTTCGGCTGAGGCTTCGCTGAAACGATCTCATATACAGaacttaatttttgaaatatttgaaaatagttcTTTGCGAGCACCCTCTATTGATTGTCATGGCAAAGGTCCTCTCTCTGAAGTGCCCGGTGTTATGGAGCACAATGTGGAAGCAGATTTCTCCGGGGCTAGCTGTTGTCCTGCTACGTGGCATGGGAATCCTTCAAATGGCTCTACTGAGATTGATTTTCATTTCCCAATTGTTTCACCAACAAGAGTTGTACCATATTTAAGAGAACCTGATAATGTTTTCAAGGACTTGCAAGTCGCAGATGTATCTCCAAATTTCAATTCTCGGAAGATGTTAGTGTGTCATCAAAATGGATTATTGTCACCAATAGAG GAAACTGAAGAGTTTGGTGACGATGTAGAGAGAGCAAATTCTCAGGCAGGCATTTTGGCATCTGGTTTACCATCCACATCATATATAGGTAAAGATCATAGAGCATCAGAAACAACACAGCAGGGATTCTCTATCAATTTTGCGGAACCTGTCGAGGGCCTTTCACATTCAAGAACAACTGCTATATCTTGGAACAAACTGGATTCAGGTACTCTTGAAGACCAGCTTCTGGAGAAAATGGAAGAGTCTAACATTCCAAACAAGATAGTTGTTAAAGATTCTCATGAGTCAAATGACGGGAATGAGATTCATGTTATTCAAGATTCTCAAGAGTCAAATGACCGGCACGAGATTGATACATGTGTGAAATCTCAAACCTCATTCCAAGATAATATAAATTCTGTGACCCATCAAATACTGGATTTGGCTGATAATACTAGTGTTGAAGATGATAGTCTAGTGGGCAAGAGAAAATCACTAGCATCCGAATCTCTAGAACAAGATGACAAAAGGCGGACGCTAATGAATGAAACAGGTGGTACAAGTCGGCGTTTCACAAGGAGGATGGTAAAAGAAACATGTGTTTAA